A single window of Chlamydia ibidis 10-1398/6 DNA harbors:
- the ligA gene encoding NAD-dependent DNA ligase LigA: protein MKETYCEDLYLNLCREIGDYDYSYYVLHAPKISDYDYDMKMKELLLMESLHPEWQVLWSPTKRLGDQISGEFAVVEHAQPMLSIANAYSLDELNDFLFRVEKTLGYSPQYTVELKIDGIAVSLRYESGILVQALTRGNGRKGEDITTNVRTIRSLPLRLSENAPDFLEVRGEIFFSKIAFQDINNYCEKIGRSQFANPRNAAGGTLKLLSSKEVAKRKLDISIYGVFTNTGVISHYANLKLCESWGLPVFGRPHLCQNCHEVVRVLDTIENSRYQLPMEIDGAVVKVDDIEAQKVLGMTSKHYRWALAYKYAPERAETIIEDIIINVGRTGVLTPVAKLRPVFLSGTTVSRASLYNEEEIQRKDIRIGDTVYIEKGGEIIPKVVGVCKDKRPENTSPWHMPSVCPVCQSLLERESDRVSVRCTNPKCLAGAIERVCFFAGKNALDIDHFGDKLVTKLFDMGLVSRCSDIFMLKMEDLLQVSGYKEKSAEKLLKSIEKSKSVPLDRFIVALGIPFVGAGVAAALAAHFHNLDKVVSSSIEELLTIEGIGEKVASSIEEYFSDARNLEEIHRLQELGVKVLTHTTEISKCSGKVFVITGSLENISRADIEAEIRKHGGRVASSVSKNTDFLVVGKDPGSKLNKAQDLGIKIIDQNKLLEFLYRE, encoded by the coding sequence ATGAAAGAGACATATTGCGAAGATCTGTATCTGAATTTATGTAGGGAAATAGGGGATTATGATTACTCCTATTATGTTTTGCACGCTCCAAAAATTTCAGATTATGACTATGATATGAAGATGAAAGAACTTCTTCTTATGGAAAGTCTTCACCCTGAATGGCAAGTTTTGTGGTCTCCTACTAAGCGTTTAGGGGATCAGATTTCTGGAGAATTTGCAGTTGTTGAGCATGCTCAGCCTATGCTTTCCATCGCTAATGCTTATTCCTTAGATGAGCTAAACGATTTTTTATTTCGTGTTGAGAAAACGTTAGGTTATTCTCCGCAATACACAGTTGAGCTAAAGATTGACGGTATTGCAGTTTCTCTTCGTTATGAATCAGGAATATTGGTGCAAGCGCTTACCAGAGGTAACGGGCGTAAAGGGGAAGATATTACGACTAATGTAAGAACTATTAGATCGCTCCCTTTACGTTTGTCTGAAAATGCACCAGATTTTTTAGAAGTTCGGGGTGAGATTTTTTTTAGTAAAATAGCGTTTCAGGATATCAATAATTATTGCGAAAAAATAGGAAGATCTCAGTTCGCGAATCCTAGAAATGCTGCTGGAGGCACTTTGAAGCTATTATCTTCAAAAGAAGTAGCTAAGCGTAAGCTCGATATTTCTATTTACGGTGTTTTTACGAACACTGGTGTGATTTCACATTATGCTAATTTAAAATTATGTGAATCTTGGGGACTACCAGTTTTCGGTAGGCCACATTTATGCCAAAATTGCCATGAAGTTGTTCGTGTGCTCGATACTATTGAAAATAGTCGTTACCAACTTCCTATGGAGATTGATGGTGCTGTCGTGAAAGTAGACGACATCGAAGCCCAGAAAGTATTGGGAATGACTAGCAAGCACTATCGCTGGGCTCTAGCTTATAAGTATGCTCCAGAAAGAGCTGAAACAATTATAGAGGATATTATTATTAATGTTGGGAGAACTGGAGTGCTTACCCCTGTTGCAAAACTCCGTCCTGTATTTTTATCTGGAACGACTGTGTCTCGTGCTTCTTTGTATAACGAGGAAGAAATACAAAGAAAGGATATTCGTATTGGAGATACAGTATATATAGAAAAAGGGGGAGAAATTATCCCCAAAGTAGTAGGAGTTTGTAAAGATAAACGTCCCGAGAATACTTCTCCTTGGCACATGCCTTCTGTTTGTCCTGTTTGTCAGTCGTTATTAGAAAGAGAATCTGATAGGGTTTCTGTGCGCTGTACTAATCCTAAATGTCTTGCCGGTGCAATAGAAAGGGTCTGTTTTTTTGCTGGGAAGAATGCCTTAGATATTGATCATTTTGGGGATAAGTTGGTGACCAAGTTATTTGATATGGGACTAGTTAGCAGATGTTCTGATATTTTTATGCTAAAAATGGAGGATCTCTTACAAGTATCTGGGTACAAGGAAAAGTCGGCTGAAAAATTGCTAAAAAGTATCGAAAAATCGAAAAGTGTACCTCTTGATCGTTTTATTGTAGCTCTGGGTATTCCTTTTGTAGGAGCTGGTGTAGCTGCTGCCTTGGCTGCACATTTTCATAATCTTGATAAGGTCGTTTCCTCTTCTATCGAGGAGCTGTTAACAATTGAAGGTATCGGTGAGAAAGTAGCCTCATCAATAGAGGAGTATTTTTCTGATGCTAGAAACTTGGAAGAAATTCATAGATTACAAGAGTTAGGCGTTAAAGTACTAACGCATACCACAGAGATTTCAAAGTGTTCAGGTAAGGTATTTGTTATCACAGGTTCTTTAGAAAATATTTCGAGAGCTGATATTGAAGCAGAGATTCGTAAACATGGAGGAAGGGTAGCATCTTCCGTTTCTAAAAATACGGATTTTCTAGTCGTTGGTAAAGATCCTGGGTCAAAATTAAATAAAGCTCAAGACCTAGGAATAAAAATTATAGATCAAAACAAATTGTTAGAATTTCTTTACAGAGAATAA